The genomic interval ATAGTTTTTTGCACGTTCAATATCCCGTGCCTGTGTTGACTTGTCTCCGCCGCAGAGCACAAGGACGCGTATGTTATCGGGATTACTGAAATAGATGCGATAGCCTGCACCAAAGTGAAGCCGCAGTTCAAAAACTCCATTCCCAACAACATGACAGTCACCAAAATTGCCAGCTTCAAGCCTCACAAGTCTCCTTTGAATTCTGGTTCGCGTCTGCGTGTCTCGGATTGTGTTAAACCACTCAGCAAAAGGTTCATGACCGTTTGATGTGCGGTAGAATTGCAATTCTCTCGGTTGTACATCCCGCATTCAGGTTTATTTGCTCTCTATTTCCTGTTATTCCTAAAATGTTAATTCCGTTTCCACCGCTTCATCGTAATCTACACCTTCAACTTCAAATCCGAAGAG from Candidatus Poribacteria bacterium carries:
- a CDS encoding type II toxin-antitoxin system RelE/ParE family toxin, which gives rise to MRDVQPRELQFYRTSNGHEPFAEWFNTIRDTQTRTRIQRRLVRLEAGNFGDCHVVGNGVFELRLHFGAGYRIYFSNPDNIRVLVLCGGDKSTQARDIERAKNYWLEYKETGS